CTCTTTGAATTAAACGTTTTTAGACattgattattttaatatttctgaataagattaattttaacgattaaatttgtaatattagGCTATAAATTCATGTAATTTCTTTCTCTCTAATACTTCGTTTTAATAGAAATCATGATTTACGAAATAAGCAAGATTTGCACGAAATTAGATACAAAACAGATGCATGTAACTGATTCTGATACAAGAAATAGCTATAATGATAATTTCTGCTGTGGGTCTTTTAAGAGAAATTTTTCTAGCGCCATTTCGAAAGCGTTTGAATTTGGTAACCCATTTCTCAAATCCAACAGTCGATATTGCACTGTCTTTTTTTCTGAAGATAATGATGTGATATGCTTCCCCCTCAGACTGACGTATGGTACTATAAAAACCCTGTTGTTTAAAACTTAACTACAATGCTCATAAATCAGGGAACAAAGTAAAAGACCAATAATTAAAAGCGAGGTTTCTATATTCACATTGCATAAACCACGTCTGCGGCTGTGGACCGGTGAGACCCTCaacacacatacactcacacactcacacacccatacgcatacagaacacaataaaataaaataaaatcacttgTTCAATACTTTACTCATGAGTATCACttctaaattaaatgtattttgcgTGAGCATGGTTTGAACTTGAATAATATCCATCTTACATGAATGACAGAATATTTCGACTCGAGCTGTATAGaatctttacaatattagactaattttatttactttcttagcGAAAAACCAAGATATATCCTTAAGTAAACTAGTCGTATACAAAGCGATAAGACAGTATTATCCATCTCATCAGTATTACATAAACATTTCAGTGCGTGGAAAACATTCGCCAGCATTTTTCCTCCTATTCGAAATTGTGGCTTAATCTGTACACCTATACACATATAAAAGACATTTAATTTGTCTAGTGGCTTCATGATTTAAagagaatttataaattgttttcaataaattttgtcTTTAGCGTTGCTGTCCTTGAGATGTAACAAATAATCTGGTTGATATCCGTGTTCTTATGCACACAGCAAGACAGATCAGGCACACACGATAGTGTTGCGAACACAGTGTTATACTCTTCTACAACGTTGCatagttttatgtattttaattgggTGTCGTAAGTTTCGGTTTATTGCACTTGGTACTTTAGCATCAGGATAATATGTGAGAACAGTGAAGTGTGTTCGTTGCATTCCAATGCCAGTCAATCACAGCTACTTTGTAGTTACCGTACAAAGACCATGGTATTTCATGTGTATAGTCTCAAAACATACATTTTCCGAAGCTTGCAATACATTCAACATCACTGACTTCAATTGGCTACTGAACTGAACCTTGAATTTGTCTCTAAGAAGCTCTGAATTTTACCTTATTGCATAAAAACATTCAGTTAAACAGACTTTACTGCGCACTTTGATCGGGCTTAACATGCGTACACTACATATGTCTGCCTTGAGTAACGCTGAGTTTGTTTCCGCTGATGTTGAGACTGACCATGTTGTAGAAACTTTAAGTTTTAACACAAATCTCTGCTTATAATGGTGGTATTATTAAGTTCTGACACCCAAACGTGAAAACGAACTTACACCCTCAAAATATGGTCAAGAGTTACAATACAATATTTTGACAACATGTGTTCAGACTTTCATTTGCTGCGGAACACATTTAAGACTCTGATTGCTGCTTgttttctataaatatattaaaatgcaataatgTTTAATGAAGCGTCAAACTAGTTGCCTACCACCACGCTGGCACCAGGGAATTATAGCGGTGGAGGAGTGCCCCGCTATGTCACGAACAGTTTTCACTTGTCGACGGTCGCTGCTGCGATGAACTGTGCAGAGCTTCGTTGTCACTGTGGAGGTTTCGTTTGCTACGTGAACTGAATACTTTGTCACAGCCTGGCACAGTGCACCTGTACATCTCTCCAAGATGCAGTTGTTCATAGTGTTCCTTGAGTGCTGACGTGTCGGGGAAGGACTTCCGACAGAAGTTACACTGTAGGAATCCTTCGTGGTCCGGCATCGGCATGTCCTCCTCGACACTGTACACGAGTGACACCGGCGTACTGCCTTGTGCCGCACTGGGCGACGATGCTACGCGATCCGTGGGAGGTGACGATGGAGACGTTGGGGAGTTGGATCCCGATGATCGGTCCTTGCGCTCATTTAGAGAAGTCGTTCCGTTCACTGCTGCTGCCGTCAGTGCTGATGCGGGTGATGACAGATGACTGGTGAAGTTGTTGAGGCCAGGAAAGCCGGCGAGACTGCCTAGTGGCGGCAACAAAAGCGATGGATGCGGAGGCGGCAGTCGTTCACCATTTATAAGCATCTGCTCCGCCAAACTACCGGGAGGCGGTGGTGGTCCGAGGTGAGGATGGGAATGAGGAAGATTCTTGAATGCTTCAAGACTCAAAGGAAGAGACTGGGACTCGGCGTATAACCGAGCAAGGAACTCACTGTGTAATGAAGGGCTACCTGCTAAAGAAGCAAATGGAGATTTGTCAAGGAAGAGTCCGCCTCCTGATTTATCAGACGACGAGGTGGACAAGAGCTTCCTGTGTAAATTGAGGTTAGCGCTGTGACGATCACGACTCCGCTTCGATGGGAACGCAGCGTTACAACCCTCTACTGTGCATTTATGCATCAATTTCAAATGAACATTTTGGAAGTGTGTTTTTACTCCAAAATGATTTTGGAAGATCTTGCCGCAGGCTGTGCAGCGTCGAGGGTTGTCCTTATCAATTGGAACATCCAAGTTTCCGATAAAACCACCGGAATCATGGAAGAACATATTCTGACTGTTGTCCTCGGAGGGTGAATCGGGGCCATTGGACGTAACGGATGAACCCTCGGGACTTGGAGGACCAGTGCCCATCATAAAGCCCAGGGAAGGGAACTGTTGGGAGTGTAGGAGCGGCGAGGCGGATTGCCCAAGTGTGAGACCCCCGCCCCGCATCAGGTCGCCGAAATGGCCGTGTGATAGGCTCTCCAGCTGGCGCAACGCGTGCGACGAGTCCAGAGACTCGTCACTGTTGTGGCTTCCCGCTGAGCTCGGCGCCCTGGTTGCCTTCTGCTCGTCTTCGCCCGCCGTCGTCGATGCCGCGGCGGAGTCGTCCTCGCCTTCAGTCCTTTCAGACAGCAACTTTTCTCTCTTCAACTTGTCGGCTGGAATGAGAGGAGTTAAACTTGTTTTAATTTCACTAGAATCGTCTCGTTCTGTTTCCTCCATTCGTTCTTGACCTTCAacttttacttcatttttgtCTTTCTCATTAACCTCATCATGTACTTCTTCCATTTGGTTGTCTCCAGTCGCCGGAGCCGGCTCAGGGTGGTCTTCCTCCATCTTTTCTTCCAAGTTTTCCTTTTCCCCATCGACTTTATTACTGCTCTCTGGGACAGCATCTAAGTCGGATCGATCCATAACGTGTGTTTGAGGCGAATGTTGTGATGGAGATGGATGTTGcggctgctgttgttgctgctccTTCTGCTGCAGCTGCTGTTGTTGCAGCTTGGACTCCTGAAGATGCTGCTGGTGTTCCATCTGAATGTCACTAGCATTCTCTTCAGAAGTGGCTGCAGTGAAAACTACATCATTTGAGGAGTCTTCATCGGATATGAGATCGTTATGTCCCATCATAGACGGGATAGCGCATCGAGTAGGGTTTTGATTTTTTCGTTTCCTAACACTTTTAGAAGCGAAAACAGCACATTCTGCTCCGTTCTCCTCTTTTAGACTGTGAGTATCTACAACACTGAGAGAATCTTCATTGCTGTCCAAATTACTGGTCATATCGTCCAAATCAGACTCTGATAGTTTAACCCGTTTAACCAGAGTACCACAATCGTCGTCCTTCTCATGGCTTCCATTATCCcctctttcttcatttccttcagGTTCATCATCATCTGCCCCACCATCAACTACAATCCCATCTTCATCGTCATCGTAAGcatcgtcattgtcatcatcaatGTGATGATTATTTAAATTCAGCGCTATGGGCGTCTCGTCTGACGATGTGGTATTGTTGCAGATATCCATCTTTCGATTTTCCTCGTACCTGTGCATGCTCAGGTCAAGGCTCTGCTTAGGATCGAGGGATGAAATTGCCGAAGCTGCTGTTTGATGTCGAAGTTCAGGGGGAGGAGTCAGAAGAGGGAAAGGGCTGAAGGATAAAGGGTTTAGTGCAGCAGCGGCGGCCGCAGATAGTGACAGACCTGATGGAGGCGGGATGAGTAGGGGATGGGACTGAGCACTTCGACCGTCATGAGGAGAGATCTTTCGTCTTAGGTGAGGGGAATGGAGTTTCGGATTAGGATTGGCACTATGTCGGTTACGGGATCGACGTGAGCTGAACATCATGTTGCAGCCTTCAACAGTACACTTATGCATCTCACGCAGATGAACCGCAGAGAAGTGTATCTTCAGAGCGCCCTTGTCGCAGAATGTCTTGAGACATACATTGCATTGCACTCTCTTCTTTCCTGTTGTGGGGTTAATGAGCTGAGTGCCTAGGTTGAGGGGAAGCTCTGTTCCGGAACCCCACTGTCTTTTCATGGGTGTTGTTGCCTTGCGAATGTGACCGTGACGCTGTCTGGGTTTGAGATTTACGCCGTCTCTGCTCAGATTAAGAGCACTATGCGAATtttcttcatcgtcatcatcataatcagatCCGAATTCGCTGCTACCTCCACCGCTCATAAAATCAGTTCCCATAGCAGAAGGAGACTTGCTTCCGGGCGTCGTAACAGATGAAATTAGTCCCGGTAAAGACGATGCGACCAAACTGGCGGCAGCAAGTGGTCCTGCTGAAGCGACAGCTGCAGCCATCGCTGAGTGACTAAAACTGACAGGAGGAGCAGCAGTCGTTGTAGAGACTGGCGGCGGAGGTGGAGGCGGTGGTAGACAGAGAGAGGTGGGGCTCGTAATGCTGAGATTCATGAGCCCTG
The window above is part of the Periplaneta americana isolate PAMFEO1 chromosome 11, P.americana_PAMFEO1_priV1, whole genome shotgun sequence genome. Proteins encoded here:
- the LOC138709175 gene encoding zinc finger protein basonuclin-2-like isoform X1 produces the protein MILMQNNVTLGVPGPGISVTSNQQLGPQHHHHHHHHQHQHQRVCQQQQQHQQSQQQQQQRIMCERFPVPPPPPSQPSRLAPLNWASVASWFFRPDSSPLTCTTTNTNTTTTGSSCTTRTTNTITSRSPADSATVGDRHFALAPTICTAIRCTVPSCSCECFTPGKMNIRYCDTCNHSWVPHALDKLGFRHLFGQSPVEPVQPNVAFDIASLVLYGCQALPIRLKILLDRLFSVLQREEVLQVLHGFGWTHEDYARGYILQEPHGGVLDRWNICSPEEEPLVLQQFLRFGETRAITQQLLLAQQELNPPSSTSSSSSSDSRNLAQGSHLHQLRIDSDIKKFIERTSSRVTPSKHQDSEERERERDKDRERERDRDRERDRDKERERSSKSLQQQQQQQQPQHQQQPFPNLQHSHRTHKQRTLSPNRRPSPPTTPASHHSYHSHPLHLGLHHPTSHPNLPSTRPPPPPPMSPLQKQTPINFLKLPPGAIPATTSSSTNGPCTTSSPPSSISSSPLSVSPLNRLQSMQPFDFRKIGGIPGGIGSGPRGGSGSPELQHPHARRRISETSDTSPPGLMNLSITSPTSLCLPPPPPPPPVSTTTAAPPVSFSHSAMAAAVASAGPLAAASLVASSLPGLISSVTTPGSKSPSAMGTDFMSGGGSSEFGSDYDDDDEENSHSALNLSRDGVNLKPRQRHGHIRKATTPMKRQWGSGTELPLNLGTQLINPTTGKKRVQCNVCLKTFCDKGALKIHFSAVHLREMHKCTVEGCNMMFSSRRSRNRHSANPNPKLHSPHLRRKISPHDGRSAQSHPLLIPPPSGLSLSAAAAAALNPLSFSPFPLLTPPPELRHQTAASAISSLDPKQSLDLSMHRYEENRKMDICNNTTSSDETPIALNLNNHHIDDDNDDAYDDDEDGIVVDGGADDDEPEGNEERGDNGSHEKDDDCGTLVKRVKLSESDLDDMTSNLDSNEDSLSVVDTHSLKEENGAECAVFASKSVRKRKNQNPTRCAIPSMMGHNDLISDEDSSNDVVFTAATSEENASDIQMEHQQHLQESKLQQQQLQQKEQQQQQPQHPSPSQHSPQTHVMDRSDLDAVPESSNKVDGEKENLEEKMEEDHPEPAPATGDNQMEEVHDEVNEKDKNEVKVEGQERMEETERDDSSEIKTSLTPLIPADKLKREKLLSERTEGEDDSAAASTTAGEDEQKATRAPSSAGSHNSDESLDSSHALRQLESLSHGHFGDLMRGGGLTLGQSASPLLHSQQFPSLGFMMGTGPPSPEGSSVTSNGPDSPSEDNSQNMFFHDSGGFIGNLDVPIDKDNPRRCTACGKIFQNHFGVKTHFQNVHLKLMHKCTVEGCNAAFPSKRSRDRHSANLNLHRKLLSTSSSDKSGGGLFLDKSPFASLAGSPSLHSEFLARLYAESQSLPLSLEAFKNLPHSHPHLGPPPPPGSLAEQMLINGERLPPPHPSLLLPPLGSLAGFPGLNNFTSHLSSPASALTAAAVNGTTSLNERKDRSSGSNSPTSPSSPPTDRVASSPSAAQGSTPVSLVYSVEEDMPMPDHEGFLQCNFCRKSFPDTSALKEHYEQLHLGEMYRCTVPGCDKVFSSRSKRNLHSDNEALHSSSQQRPSTSENCS
- the LOC138709175 gene encoding zinc finger protein basonuclin-2-like isoform X4, producing the protein MILMQNNVTLGVPGPGISVTSNQQLGPQHHHHHHHHQHQHQRVCQQQQQHQQSQQQQQQRIMCERFPVPPPPPSQPSRLAPLNAIRCTVPSCSCECFTPGKMNIRYCDTCNHSWVPHALDKLGFRHLFGQSPVEPVQPNVAFDIASLVLYGCQALPIRLKILLDRLFSVLQREEVLQVLHGFGWTHEDYARGYILQEPHGGVLDRWNICSPEEEPLVLQQFLRFGETRAITQQLLLAQQELNPPSSTSSSSSSDSRNLAQGSHLHQLRIDSDIKKFIERTSSRVTPSKHQDSEERERERDKDRERERDRDRERDRDKERERSSKSLQQQQQQQQPQHQQQPFPNLQHSHRTHKQRTLSPNRRPSPPTTPASHHSYHSHPLHLGLHHPTSHPNLPSTRPPPPPPMSPLQKQTPINFLKLPPGAIPATTSSSTNGPCTTSSPPSSISSSPLSVSPLNRLQSMQPFDFRKIGGIPGGIGSGPRGGSGSPELQHPHARRRISETSDTSPPGLMNLSITSPTSLCLPPPPPPPPVSTTTAAPPVSFSHSAMAAAVASAGPLAAASLVASSLPGLISSVTTPGSKSPSAMGTDFMSGGGSSEFGSDYDDDDEENSHSALNLSRDGVNLKPRQRHGHIRKATTPMKRQWGSGTELPLNLGTQLINPTTGKKRVQCNVCLKTFCDKGALKIHFSAVHLREMHKCTVEGCNMMFSSRRSRNRHSANPNPKLHSPHLRRKISPHDGRSAQSHPLLIPPPSGLSLSAAAAAALNPLSFSPFPLLTPPPELRHQTAASAISSLDPKQSLDLSMHRYEENRKMDICNNTTSSDETPIALNLNNHHIDDDNDDAYDDDEDGIVVDGGADDDEPEGNEERGDNGSHEKDDDCGTLVKRVKLSESDLDDMTSNLDSNEDSLSVVDTHSLKEENGAECAVFASKSVRKRKNQNPTRCAIPSMMGHNDLISDEDSSNDVVFTAATSEENASDIQMEHQQHLQESKLQQQQLQQKEQQQQQPQHPSPSQHSPQTHVMDRSDLDAVPESSNKVDGEKENLEEKMEEDHPEPAPATGDNQMEEVHDEVNEKDKNEVKVEGQERMEETERDDSSEIKTSLTPLIPADKLKREKLLSERTEGEDDSAAASTTAGEDEQKATRAPSSAGSHNSDESLDSSHALRQLESLSHGHFGDLMRGGGLTLGQSASPLLHSQQFPSLGFMMGTGPPSPEGSSVTSNGPDSPSEDNSQNMFFHDSGGFIGNLDVPIDKDNPRRCTACGKIFQNHFGVKTHFQNVHLKLMHKCTVEGCNAAFPSKRSRDRHSANLNLHRKLLSTSSSDKSGGGLFLDKSPFASLAGSPSLHSEFLARLYAESQSLPLSLEAFKNLPHSHPHLGPPPPPGSLAEQMLINGERLPPPHPSLLLPPLGSLAGFPGLNNFTSHLSSPASALTAAAVNGTTSLNERKDRSSGSNSPTSPSSPPTDRVASSPSAAQGSTPVSLVYSVEEDMPMPDHEGFLQCNFCRKSFPDTSALKEHYEQLHLGEMYRCTVPGCDKVFSSRSKRNLHSDNEALHSSSQQRPSTSENCS
- the LOC138709175 gene encoding zinc finger protein basonuclin-2-like isoform X2; protein product: MKSSAVRQIIMNGEGRGSPPARGDKIKMPTAAAAPRMRRPDDQSAAKLKLPGPPANGAGLMMEVWASVASWFFRPDSSPLTCTTTNTNTTTTGSSCTTRTTNTITSRSPADSATVGDRHFALAPTICTAIRCTVPSCSCECFTPGKMNIRYCDTCNHSWVPHALDKLGFRHLFGQSPVEPVQPNVAFDIASLVLYGCQALPIRLKILLDRLFSVLQREEVLQVLHGFGWTHEDYARGYILQEPHGGVLDRWNICSPEEEPLVLQQFLRFGETRAITQQLLLAQQELNPPSSTSSSSSSDSRNLAQGSHLHQLRIDSDIKKFIERTSSRVTPSKHQDSEERERERDKDRERERDRDRERDRDKERERSSKSLQQQQQQQQPQHQQQPFPNLQHSHRTHKQRTLSPNRRPSPPTTPASHHSYHSHPLHLGLHHPTSHPNLPSTRPPPPPPMSPLQKQTPINFLKLPPGAIPATTSSSTNGPCTTSSPPSSISSSPLSVSPLNRLQSMQPFDFRKIGGIPGGIGSGPRGGSGSPELQHPHARRRISETSDTSPPGLMNLSITSPTSLCLPPPPPPPPVSTTTAAPPVSFSHSAMAAAVASAGPLAAASLVASSLPGLISSVTTPGSKSPSAMGTDFMSGGGSSEFGSDYDDDDEENSHSALNLSRDGVNLKPRQRHGHIRKATTPMKRQWGSGTELPLNLGTQLINPTTGKKRVQCNVCLKTFCDKGALKIHFSAVHLREMHKCTVEGCNMMFSSRRSRNRHSANPNPKLHSPHLRRKISPHDGRSAQSHPLLIPPPSGLSLSAAAAAALNPLSFSPFPLLTPPPELRHQTAASAISSLDPKQSLDLSMHRYEENRKMDICNNTTSSDETPIALNLNNHHIDDDNDDAYDDDEDGIVVDGGADDDEPEGNEERGDNGSHEKDDDCGTLVKRVKLSESDLDDMTSNLDSNEDSLSVVDTHSLKEENGAECAVFASKSVRKRKNQNPTRCAIPSMMGHNDLISDEDSSNDVVFTAATSEENASDIQMEHQQHLQESKLQQQQLQQKEQQQQQPQHPSPSQHSPQTHVMDRSDLDAVPESSNKVDGEKENLEEKMEEDHPEPAPATGDNQMEEVHDEVNEKDKNEVKVEGQERMEETERDDSSEIKTSLTPLIPADKLKREKLLSERTEGEDDSAAASTTAGEDEQKATRAPSSAGSHNSDESLDSSHALRQLESLSHGHFGDLMRGGGLTLGQSASPLLHSQQFPSLGFMMGTGPPSPEGSSVTSNGPDSPSEDNSQNMFFHDSGGFIGNLDVPIDKDNPRRCTACGKIFQNHFGVKTHFQNVHLKLMHKCTVEGCNAAFPSKRSRDRHSANLNLHRKLLSTSSSDKSGGGLFLDKSPFASLAGSPSLHSEFLARLYAESQSLPLSLEAFKNLPHSHPHLGPPPPPGSLAEQMLINGERLPPPHPSLLLPPLGSLAGFPGLNNFTSHLSSPASALTAAAVNGTTSLNERKDRSSGSNSPTSPSSPPTDRVASSPSAAQGSTPVSLVYSVEEDMPMPDHEGFLQCNFCRKSFPDTSALKEHYEQLHLGEMYRCTVPGCDKVFSSRSKRNLHSDNEALHSSSQQRPSTSENCS
- the LOC138709175 gene encoding zinc finger protein basonuclin-2-like isoform X3, producing the protein MIPSYSTMGIGEGRGSPPARGDKIKMPTAAAAPRMRRPDDQSAAKLKLPGPPANGAGLMMEVWASVASWFFRPDSSPLTCTTTNTNTTTTGSSCTTRTTNTITSRSPADSATVGDRHFALAPTICTAIRCTVPSCSCECFTPGKMNIRYCDTCNHSWVPHALDKLGFRHLFGQSPVEPVQPNVAFDIASLVLYGCQALPIRLKILLDRLFSVLQREEVLQVLHGFGWTHEDYARGYILQEPHGGVLDRWNICSPEEEPLVLQQFLRFGETRAITQQLLLAQQELNPPSSTSSSSSSDSRNLAQGSHLHQLRIDSDIKKFIERTSSRVTPSKHQDSEERERERDKDRERERDRDRERDRDKERERSSKSLQQQQQQQQPQHQQQPFPNLQHSHRTHKQRTLSPNRRPSPPTTPASHHSYHSHPLHLGLHHPTSHPNLPSTRPPPPPPMSPLQKQTPINFLKLPPGAIPATTSSSTNGPCTTSSPPSSISSSPLSVSPLNRLQSMQPFDFRKIGGIPGGIGSGPRGGSGSPELQHPHARRRISETSDTSPPGLMNLSITSPTSLCLPPPPPPPPVSTTTAAPPVSFSHSAMAAAVASAGPLAAASLVASSLPGLISSVTTPGSKSPSAMGTDFMSGGGSSEFGSDYDDDDEENSHSALNLSRDGVNLKPRQRHGHIRKATTPMKRQWGSGTELPLNLGTQLINPTTGKKRVQCNVCLKTFCDKGALKIHFSAVHLREMHKCTVEGCNMMFSSRRSRNRHSANPNPKLHSPHLRRKISPHDGRSAQSHPLLIPPPSGLSLSAAAAAALNPLSFSPFPLLTPPPELRHQTAASAISSLDPKQSLDLSMHRYEENRKMDICNNTTSSDETPIALNLNNHHIDDDNDDAYDDDEDGIVVDGGADDDEPEGNEERGDNGSHEKDDDCGTLVKRVKLSESDLDDMTSNLDSNEDSLSVVDTHSLKEENGAECAVFASKSVRKRKNQNPTRCAIPSMMGHNDLISDEDSSNDVVFTAATSEENASDIQMEHQQHLQESKLQQQQLQQKEQQQQQPQHPSPSQHSPQTHVMDRSDLDAVPESSNKVDGEKENLEEKMEEDHPEPAPATGDNQMEEVHDEVNEKDKNEVKVEGQERMEETERDDSSEIKTSLTPLIPADKLKREKLLSERTEGEDDSAAASTTAGEDEQKATRAPSSAGSHNSDESLDSSHALRQLESLSHGHFGDLMRGGGLTLGQSASPLLHSQQFPSLGFMMGTGPPSPEGSSVTSNGPDSPSEDNSQNMFFHDSGGFIGNLDVPIDKDNPRRCTACGKIFQNHFGVKTHFQNVHLKLMHKCTVEGCNAAFPSKRSRDRHSANLNLHRKLLSTSSSDKSGGGLFLDKSPFASLAGSPSLHSEFLARLYAESQSLPLSLEAFKNLPHSHPHLGPPPPPGSLAEQMLINGERLPPPHPSLLLPPLGSLAGFPGLNNFTSHLSSPASALTAAAVNGTTSLNERKDRSSGSNSPTSPSSPPTDRVASSPSAAQGSTPVSLVYSVEEDMPMPDHEGFLQCNFCRKSFPDTSALKEHYEQLHLGEMYRCTVPGCDKVFSSRSKRNLHSDNEALHSSSQQRPSTSENCS
- the LOC138709175 gene encoding zinc finger protein basonuclin-2-like isoform X5, coding for MKSSAVRQIIMNGEGRGSPPARGDKIKMPTAAAAPRMRRPDDQSAAKLKLPGPPANGAGLMMEVAIRCTVPSCSCECFTPGKMNIRYCDTCNHSWVPHALDKLGFRHLFGQSPVEPVQPNVAFDIASLVLYGCQALPIRLKILLDRLFSVLQREEVLQVLHGFGWTHEDYARGYILQEPHGGVLDRWNICSPEEEPLVLQQFLRFGETRAITQQLLLAQQELNPPSSTSSSSSSDSRNLAQGSHLHQLRIDSDIKKFIERTSSRVTPSKHQDSEERERERDKDRERERDRDRERDRDKERERSSKSLQQQQQQQQPQHQQQPFPNLQHSHRTHKQRTLSPNRRPSPPTTPASHHSYHSHPLHLGLHHPTSHPNLPSTRPPPPPPMSPLQKQTPINFLKLPPGAIPATTSSSTNGPCTTSSPPSSISSSPLSVSPLNRLQSMQPFDFRKIGGIPGGIGSGPRGGSGSPELQHPHARRRISETSDTSPPGLMNLSITSPTSLCLPPPPPPPPVSTTTAAPPVSFSHSAMAAAVASAGPLAAASLVASSLPGLISSVTTPGSKSPSAMGTDFMSGGGSSEFGSDYDDDDEENSHSALNLSRDGVNLKPRQRHGHIRKATTPMKRQWGSGTELPLNLGTQLINPTTGKKRVQCNVCLKTFCDKGALKIHFSAVHLREMHKCTVEGCNMMFSSRRSRNRHSANPNPKLHSPHLRRKISPHDGRSAQSHPLLIPPPSGLSLSAAAAAALNPLSFSPFPLLTPPPELRHQTAASAISSLDPKQSLDLSMHRYEENRKMDICNNTTSSDETPIALNLNNHHIDDDNDDAYDDDEDGIVVDGGADDDEPEGNEERGDNGSHEKDDDCGTLVKRVKLSESDLDDMTSNLDSNEDSLSVVDTHSLKEENGAECAVFASKSVRKRKNQNPTRCAIPSMMGHNDLISDEDSSNDVVFTAATSEENASDIQMEHQQHLQESKLQQQQLQQKEQQQQQPQHPSPSQHSPQTHVMDRSDLDAVPESSNKVDGEKENLEEKMEEDHPEPAPATGDNQMEEVHDEVNEKDKNEVKVEGQERMEETERDDSSEIKTSLTPLIPADKLKREKLLSERTEGEDDSAAASTTAGEDEQKATRAPSSAGSHNSDESLDSSHALRQLESLSHGHFGDLMRGGGLTLGQSASPLLHSQQFPSLGFMMGTGPPSPEGSSVTSNGPDSPSEDNSQNMFFHDSGGFIGNLDVPIDKDNPRRCTACGKIFQNHFGVKTHFQNVHLKLMHKCTVEGCNAAFPSKRSRDRHSANLNLHRKLLSTSSSDKSGGGLFLDKSPFASLAGSPSLHSEFLARLYAESQSLPLSLEAFKNLPHSHPHLGPPPPPGSLAEQMLINGERLPPPHPSLLLPPLGSLAGFPGLNNFTSHLSSPASALTAAAVNGTTSLNERKDRSSGSNSPTSPSSPPTDRVASSPSAAQGSTPVSLVYSVEEDMPMPDHEGFLQCNFCRKSFPDTSALKEHYEQLHLGEMYRCTVPGCDKVFSSRSKRNLHSDNEALHSSSQQRPSTSENCS
- the LOC138709175 gene encoding zinc finger protein basonuclin-2-like isoform X6, coding for MTGEDRCQRKMDLEELEREALDKLGFRHLFGQSPVEPVQPNVAFDIASLVLYGCQALPIRLKILLDRLFSVLQREEVLQVLHGFGWTHEDYARGYILQEPHGGVLDRWNICSPEEEPLVLQQFLRFGETRAITQQLLLAQQELNPPSSTSSSSSSDSRNLAQGSHLHQLRIDSDIKKFIERTSSRVTPSKHQDSEERERERDKDRERERDRDRERDRDKERERSSKSLQQQQQQQQPQHQQQPFPNLQHSHRTHKQRTLSPNRRPSPPTTPASHHSYHSHPLHLGLHHPTSHPNLPSTRPPPPPPMSPLQKQTPINFLKLPPGAIPATTSSSTNGPCTTSSPPSSISSSPLSVSPLNRLQSMQPFDFRKIGGIPGGIGSGPRGGSGSPELQHPHARRRISETSDTSPPGLMNLSITSPTSLCLPPPPPPPPVSTTTAAPPVSFSHSAMAAAVASAGPLAAASLVASSLPGLISSVTTPGSKSPSAMGTDFMSGGGSSEFGSDYDDDDEENSHSALNLSRDGVNLKPRQRHGHIRKATTPMKRQWGSGTELPLNLGTQLINPTTGKKRVQCNVCLKTFCDKGALKIHFSAVHLREMHKCTVEGCNMMFSSRRSRNRHSANPNPKLHSPHLRRKISPHDGRSAQSHPLLIPPPSGLSLSAAAAAALNPLSFSPFPLLTPPPELRHQTAASAISSLDPKQSLDLSMHRYEENRKMDICNNTTSSDETPIALNLNNHHIDDDNDDAYDDDEDGIVVDGGADDDEPEGNEERGDNGSHEKDDDCGTLVKRVKLSESDLDDMTSNLDSNEDSLSVVDTHSLKEENGAECAVFASKSVRKRKNQNPTRCAIPSMMGHNDLISDEDSSNDVVFTAATSEENASDIQMEHQQHLQESKLQQQQLQQKEQQQQQPQHPSPSQHSPQTHVMDRSDLDAVPESSNKVDGEKENLEEKMEEDHPEPAPATGDNQMEEVHDEVNEKDKNEVKVEGQERMEETERDDSSEIKTSLTPLIPADKLKREKLLSERTEGEDDSAAASTTAGEDEQKATRAPSSAGSHNSDESLDSSHALRQLESLSHGHFGDLMRGGGLTLGQSASPLLHSQQFPSLGFMMGTGPPSPEGSSVTSNGPDSPSEDNSQNMFFHDSGGFIGNLDVPIDKDNPRRCTACGKIFQNHFGVKTHFQNVHLKLMHKCTVEGCNAAFPSKRSRDRHSANLNLHRKLLSTSSSDKSGGGLFLDKSPFASLAGSPSLHSEFLARLYAESQSLPLSLEAFKNLPHSHPHLGPPPPPGSLAEQMLINGERLPPPHPSLLLPPLGSLAGFPGLNNFTSHLSSPASALTAAAVNGTTSLNERKDRSSGSNSPTSPSSPPTDRVASSPSAAQGSTPVSLVYSVEEDMPMPDHEGFLQCNFCRKSFPDTSALKEHYEQLHLGEMYRCTVPGCDKVFSSRSKRNLHSDNEALHSSSQQRPSTSENCS